One window of the Spea bombifrons isolate aSpeBom1 chromosome 8, aSpeBom1.2.pri, whole genome shotgun sequence genome contains the following:
- the AVPR2 gene encoding vasopressin V2 receptor: MSLTLTTVNSSNCTVNNCNNTIVDERDPYVARWNIAILAVIFSFATFSNCLVLFTLLRRRKHNALMHTFMIHLCLADLVVSFFQVLPQLIWDIIDRFQGPDIVCKGVRYLQVVGMFASSYMIVAMTFDRHQAICRPMMTFKKGSARWNVPVCLAWLASGLLSIPQIFIFYRKEVLPGVYDCWADFAENWGAKAYVTWITVMVFILPALFIATCQVLIFREIHHSLYLGTERSPGSRRKRKLVGGKNGVQPVSDSGVTTAMSKTVRMTLVIVLIYVVCWAPFFIAQLWNVWNPKSAADNAAISILMIVASLNSCTNPWIYTIFSSSVSKDVQAILCCGCRKKRRKNSLPEDSCFTGSTSLPKESLY, encoded by the exons ATGTCTCTAACGCTGACCACCGTTAATAGCTCCAACTGCACCGTTAACAACTGCAACAACACAATCGTGGATGAAAGGGATCCCTATGTGGCACGATGGAACATTGCTATCCTCGCCGTCATATTTTCCTTCGCTACCTTCAGCAATTGCTTAGTTCTGTTCACCCTCTTGAGGCGGAGGAAGCACAATGCCCTCATGCACACTTTCATGATCCATCTCTGCCTGGCGGACTTGGTGGTCTCGTTCTTTCAGGTTCTTCCACAACTCATCTGGGACATAATTGATCGTTTTCAAGGACCGGATATAGTCTGCAAAGGTGTTCGATACCTACAGGTTGTGGGAATGTTTGCTTCATCATACATGATCGTAGCCATGACTTTTGACCGACACCAGGCAATATGTCGACCAATGATGACTTTTAAGAAAGGGTCAGCACGCTGGAATGTCCCTGTCTGTTTGGCATGGCTGGCCTCAGGTTTACTTAGCATTCCCCAAATCTTCATCTTCTACAGGAAAGAAGTCCTTCCAGGAGTTTATGACTGTTGGGCTGACTTTGCAGAAAACTGGGGTGCGAAAGCCTACGTTACTTGGATAACTGTGATGGTTTTCATCTTGCCAGCTTTGTTCATTGCTACATGCCAGGTGCTGATCTTTCGGGAGATTCACCATAGCCTCTACTTGGGGACCGAAAGGTCACCAGGATCAAGAAGAAAGCGGAAACTGGTCGGAGGGAAGAATGGTGTGCAGCCGGTCTCCGATTCTGGGGTGACGACCGCCATGTCCAAAACTGTCCGGATGACTCTCGTCATAGTGCTAATATACGTAGTGTGTTGGGCTCCATTTTTTATCGCTCAGCTATGGAATGTTTGGAATCCAAAATCAGCTGCTGACA ATGCCGCCATTAGCATCCTGATGATTGTGGCCAGTTTAAACAGCTGCACCAATCCCTGGATCTACACGATCTTCAGCAGCAGCGTCTCTAAAGATGTCCAGGCCATCCTGTGCTGTGGATGCAGAAAGAAAAGACGCAAGAATTCTCTGCCTGAGGACTCCTGCTTTACCGGTTCCACCTCCCTGCCAAAGGAATCGCTTTACTAA